A window of the Thiomicrospira microaerophila genome harbors these coding sequences:
- the argA gene encoding amino-acid N-acetyltransferase yields MKKSDIEFLNSLRQASGYVHLHRGKTCVIYLPGDLFLDNQALQEFAEDVSHLHAFGIKIVLVMGATPQIDIALAKAGVHWQQQQQFRITSSEMLPVLQRTLGEVRSQLEAAFSRQQPLSGHPLTLCSGNWVIAQPKGVINGIDFQYTGQTRKINEQAIRAILDSGQVVLLTPLAYSLTGEVFNLNTLEQACSVANKLQADKLMVFTTASQMQDLPRQVSLSDLKTFQARNTDQQQLIELLTEQTRQVKRIHLMNESDPSSLIIELFSRDGIGSLVFTDRYHQIRPAQIEDVSGIIDLITPLEQKGMLVKRSRERLELEIQNFSVMERDGHIIGCAALYPFEDQAVELACLAVDTHYQGQSLGEQLLAQLELQAKQQGFNRLFLLTTHTHHWFIEHGFVPSPLDALPSSRQSLYNYQRQSKVLIKELT; encoded by the coding sequence ATGAAAAAATCTGACATCGAATTTCTTAATAGTTTACGCCAAGCTTCAGGTTATGTGCATCTACATCGTGGCAAAACCTGCGTCATCTATCTGCCGGGCGATTTGTTTCTTGATAACCAGGCCTTGCAAGAATTTGCGGAGGATGTCAGCCACCTGCATGCTTTTGGCATCAAAATCGTGCTGGTAATGGGCGCCACCCCGCAAATTGATATCGCACTCGCTAAGGCAGGCGTCCACTGGCAACAGCAGCAGCAATTCCGCATCACCTCCAGCGAAATGTTACCGGTTTTACAACGCACGCTTGGCGAAGTCCGCAGCCAACTTGAAGCCGCGTTTAGTCGCCAACAGCCCCTCAGCGGCCACCCTTTAACCCTCTGCTCCGGCAACTGGGTCATCGCGCAACCCAAGGGCGTCATCAATGGCATTGACTTTCAATACACCGGCCAAACCCGCAAAATTAATGAGCAGGCGATTCGCGCAATATTAGATTCAGGCCAAGTGGTGCTGCTCACCCCGCTCGCCTACTCACTCACCGGTGAAGTCTTCAACCTTAATACCCTTGAGCAGGCCTGCAGTGTCGCCAATAAACTACAGGCCGATAAATTGATGGTGTTCACCACCGCGTCACAAATGCAAGATCTGCCCCGCCAAGTTAGCTTGTCCGATTTAAAAACCTTTCAAGCACGCAATACTGACCAACAACAGCTTATCGAATTACTCACTGAACAAACCCGCCAGGTGAAACGTATTCATCTGATGAATGAATCCGACCCCAGCAGCTTAATTATTGAACTGTTTAGTCGCGATGGGATTGGCAGTCTGGTCTTTACCGATCGTTATCACCAAATTCGACCGGCTCAAATTGAAGATGTCAGCGGCATTATCGACCTGATCACCCCGCTGGAACAAAAAGGCATGCTGGTTAAACGTTCGCGCGAACGCCTTGAGCTAGAAATTCAGAACTTCAGCGTAATGGAGCGCGATGGCCATATTATTGGTTGCGCTGCCCTCTACCCCTTTGAAGATCAGGCTGTCGAACTGGCTTGCCTAGCGGTGGATACCCACTACCAAGGCCAAAGCTTAGGCGAGCAACTACTTGCACAGCTTGAGCTACAAGCCAAGCAACAAGGATTCAACCGCTTATTTTTACTGACCACCCACACCCATCACTGGTTTATTGAACATGGCTTTGTGCCCAGTCCACTGGATGCCTTGCCAAGCAGCCGTCAAAGTCTGTACAACTATCAGCGCCAATCCAAAGTGCTGATTAAAGAGCTTACATGA
- the rnt gene encoding ribonuclease T, with protein sequence MNFSETPSQPITDIKQRFRGFLPVVVDVETAGFEANSHALLQVAVMTLRMDEQGLLHPDQIYQENILPFEGSKLDASALKFNGIDDPYHPFRAAKPERTALEQLFAPIRTQIKQTGCTRAILVGHNAMFDLNFIKHASERTKVKCPFHQFSTFDTVSLAGLVYGETVLSKAVAAAGFNWDNKQAHEAAYDTERTAQLFCKIVNQWPLIKPESNA encoded by the coding sequence ATGAATTTCAGCGAAACACCCTCTCAACCCATTACCGATATTAAACAGCGCTTCCGTGGATTTTTACCCGTCGTGGTAGATGTCGAAACCGCCGGTTTTGAAGCCAATAGCCATGCCCTGCTTCAAGTCGCCGTGATGACCCTGCGAATGGATGAACAGGGATTACTGCACCCCGATCAAATTTACCAAGAAAACATCCTGCCGTTTGAAGGCTCAAAACTCGATGCCAGCGCCTTGAAATTTAATGGTATTGACGACCCCTACCATCCATTTCGTGCTGCCAAACCCGAACGCACGGCGCTGGAACAATTGTTCGCACCGATTCGCACACAAATCAAACAGACCGGCTGTACCCGTGCGATTCTGGTTGGGCATAATGCGATGTTTGATCTCAACTTTATCAAACACGCCAGCGAACGCACCAAGGTCAAATGTCCGTTTCACCAATTCAGCACCTTTGACACCGTATCACTGGCAGGCCTGGTATATGGCGAAACCGTATTAAGCAAAGCCGTCGCAGCCGCAGGTTTCAACTGGGATAACAAACAAGCCCATGAAGCCGCCTACGACACCGAACGCACCGCGCAACTCTTCTGCAAAATCGTCAACCAATGGCCGTTAATTAAACCTGAATCTAACGCTTAA
- the grxD gene encoding Grx4 family monothiol glutaredoxin codes for MSVEQETLAKIDEQVKNNPVVLYMKGTPQMPSCGFSSRAAAALVETGEKFAFVNVLADPTIFEFLPKYQDWPTFPQLYIDGELQGGCDITLELAESGELKNMMAAANAKVGS; via the coding sequence ATGAGTGTTGAACAAGAAACCTTGGCAAAAATTGATGAACAAGTAAAAAACAATCCGGTTGTGTTGTATATGAAAGGCACGCCCCAAATGCCGTCCTGTGGTTTTTCCAGCCGAGCAGCAGCGGCCTTAGTGGAAACTGGTGAAAAGTTTGCGTTTGTCAATGTGTTGGCTGACCCAACTATTTTCGAGTTTTTGCCTAAATATCAAGATTGGCCGACTTTCCCACAACTTTATATTGATGGCGAGCTACAAGGCGGCTGTGATATTACCCTTGAGCTGGCTGAGTCCGGTGAGTTAAAAAATATGATGGCGGCAGCAAACGCGAAAGTCGGTAGTTAA
- a CDS encoding N-acetylglutaminylglutamine amidotransferase encodes MCGICGEFLWQGGSVSEQRLKTMLAQLERRGPDDGGVWTQNQIGFGHRRLAIIDLSPAGHQPMVDQELSLVFNGCIYNYQALRDELIALGQTFVSHSDTEVILKAYRQWGMECVTRFEGMFAFAIWDDHHEQLLMARDRFGIKPLYYAQVDGGLRFASNTQALLAAGGLDTEIDPVGLHFQLTLHAVIPAPHTILKGIKKLEPGHWLVVNPDGQMFKKQYWSLNAQRPETLKDKPAWLNQTHDLLKQSVMKRLDAADVPVGVLLSGGLDSSLIVALLAEAGAQDIRTFSIGFEDAPEEKGSEFEYSDLVVERYQTKHHKYIVPNAEVLPRLPEAIDAMSEPMVGQDAVAFYLLSEQVSKDVKVVMSGQGADEVFGGYFWYPQMAQAEGSALERFAPRYFDRSHQEWLDTVDARFHIEDVTSDYIQDRLTEPGADTFLDQVLRLDATTLIVDDPVKRVDNMTMAWGLEARVPFLDHLLVEAVMSAPPELKLEDGGKTLLKRISRGIVPDEVIDRPKGYFPMPALKYVRGEFYEFMKSVLTSDAAKKRRLFNPDYIQKLLANPEAPESFTAIKGSKLWHCALLELWLQRHVDPYVQS; translated from the coding sequence ATGTGCGGAATTTGTGGTGAATTTTTATGGCAGGGCGGCAGCGTTAGCGAGCAAAGGCTAAAAACTATGTTGGCGCAGTTGGAACGTCGCGGGCCGGATGACGGCGGTGTTTGGACTCAAAATCAAATCGGCTTTGGTCATCGACGTTTGGCGATTATTGATTTGTCACCCGCCGGGCATCAGCCGATGGTGGATCAAGAACTCAGTTTAGTGTTTAACGGCTGTATCTATAATTATCAGGCGTTGCGTGATGAGTTAATTGCTTTGGGGCAGACGTTTGTTTCGCATTCGGATACAGAAGTCATTTTAAAAGCTTACCGTCAATGGGGTATGGAGTGCGTCACTCGGTTTGAAGGCATGTTTGCGTTTGCGATTTGGGATGACCATCACGAGCAGTTGTTGATGGCGCGAGATCGTTTCGGTATTAAACCTTTGTACTATGCCCAAGTTGATGGCGGGCTTCGTTTTGCGTCAAATACCCAGGCCTTGTTGGCTGCAGGCGGCTTGGATACAGAGATTGATCCGGTGGGTTTACATTTTCAGCTGACCTTGCATGCGGTTATTCCTGCTCCTCATACAATTTTAAAAGGCATTAAAAAACTTGAGCCGGGACATTGGTTGGTGGTAAACCCGGATGGTCAGATGTTTAAAAAGCAATATTGGTCGCTGAATGCGCAACGCCCAGAAACGCTTAAAGATAAACCGGCCTGGTTAAATCAAACCCATGATTTGCTAAAGCAATCGGTGATGAAGCGTTTAGATGCGGCGGATGTACCTGTGGGGGTGTTGTTGTCCGGTGGGTTGGATTCGAGTTTGATTGTGGCGTTATTGGCGGAAGCAGGCGCACAGGATATTCGTACCTTTTCGATTGGCTTTGAAGATGCGCCGGAAGAAAAAGGCTCGGAGTTTGAGTATTCAGATCTAGTGGTCGAGCGTTATCAAACCAAACATCACAAATATATTGTGCCGAATGCCGAGGTGTTGCCGCGTTTACCCGAAGCGATTGATGCGATGTCGGAGCCGATGGTCGGGCAGGATGCGGTGGCGTTTTATTTGTTATCGGAACAGGTTTCCAAAGACGTTAAGGTGGTGATGTCGGGTCAGGGCGCGGATGAGGTGTTTGGCGGTTATTTTTGGTATCCGCAGATGGCGCAAGCCGAGGGCAGCGCGCTGGAGCGTTTTGCGCCGCGTTATTTTGATCGTTCGCATCAGGAGTGGTTAGATACGGTGGATGCGCGTTTTCATATTGAAGATGTGACCTCGGATTATATTCAAGATCGTTTAACCGAACCGGGCGCGGATACGTTTTTGGATCAGGTGTTGCGTTTGGATGCGACCACCTTGATTGTTGATGATCCGGTCAAGCGCGTGGATAATATGACGATGGCTTGGGGTTTAGAGGCGCGTGTACCTTTTTTAGATCATTTGTTGGTCGAAGCGGTGATGTCAGCGCCACCCGAATTAAAGCTGGAGGATGGTGGTAAAACCTTGTTAAAACGAATCTCGCGCGGGATTGTACCCGATGAGGTGATTGATCGTCCTAAAGGCTATTTTCCGATGCCGGCGTTGAAATATGTGCGCGGTGAGTTTTATGAGTTTATGAAATCGGTATTGACCTCTGATGCGGCGAAAAAGCGTCGGTTGTTTAATCCGGATTATATTCAAAAGCTATTGGCGAATCCCGAAGCCCCTGAGAGCTTTACCGCGATTAAAGGTTCCAAACTTTGGCATTGTGCGCTATTGGAGTTATGGTTGCAGCGTCATGTTGACCCTTATGTGCAATCGTGA
- a CDS encoding peptidylprolyl isomerase has translation MATMLIQVSHIQQTSEKKTKRLKARLDAGELSFEEGVERYSDCPSKAHQGHLGWFAAGVLPTQFEKAVWQSPIQQISQPAQTEYGWHLFYVHAKT, from the coding sequence ATGGCAACAATGTTGATTCAGGTTTCACATATTCAGCAAACATCGGAAAAAAAAACCAAGCGACTCAAGGCACGACTTGATGCCGGCGAACTCAGTTTTGAAGAGGGGGTTGAGCGCTACTCAGACTGTCCATCCAAAGCGCATCAAGGCCATTTAGGCTGGTTTGCGGCGGGCGTATTGCCCACACAATTTGAAAAAGCCGTTTGGCAATCACCGATTCAACAAATCAGCCAACCCGCCCAAACCGAATACGGCTGGCACTTGTTTTACGTACACGCTAAAACATAA